In the genome of Pseudomonas putida, one region contains:
- the msrB gene encoding peptide-methionine (R)-S-oxide reductase MsrB — translation MQKIDKTLDEWRQMLDPAQYQVCRLKGTERPFSGKYNSERRDGIYHCICCDLPLFDSRAKFDSGCGWPSFYEPIEQRAMIEIRDTSHGMIRTEVTCARCDAHLGHVFPDGPPPTGLRYCINSVCLDLKPRD, via the coding sequence ATGCAAAAGATCGACAAAACCCTGGATGAGTGGCGCCAGATGCTGGATCCGGCCCAGTATCAGGTGTGCCGTTTGAAGGGCACCGAGCGACCCTTCAGCGGCAAGTACAACAGCGAGCGCCGCGATGGCATCTACCACTGCATCTGCTGTGACCTGCCATTGTTCGACTCGCGTGCCAAGTTCGATTCCGGCTGCGGTTGGCCCAGTTTCTACGAGCCGATCGAACAGCGCGCCATGATCGAGATACGCGACACCTCCCACGGCATGATCCGCACCGAAGTCACCTGTGCGCGCTGCGATGCGCACCTGGGGCATGTGTTCCCCGATGGCCCGCCACCGACCGGCCTGCGCTACTGCATCAACTCGGTCTGTCTGGACCTCAAGCCGCGTGACTGA